The Alosa sapidissima isolate fAloSap1 chromosome 8, fAloSap1.pri, whole genome shotgun sequence genome contains a region encoding:
- the LOC121716147 gene encoding LOW QUALITY PROTEIN: vicilin-like seed storage protein At2g18540 (The sequence of the model RefSeq protein was modified relative to this genomic sequence to represent the inferred CDS: inserted 2 bases in 1 codon), which produces REEEQREERRKREREEKRNREREERRNRERREEEGEEQRERREEEKRERREEEXRERREEEKRERREEEQREERRKGRNREREERRKREREERRNRERREEEKRERREEEQREERRKRERREEEGEEQRERREEEKRERREEEKRERREEEQREERRKREREERRNREEEEKRERREEEQREERRKREREE; this is translated from the exons agagaggaggaacagagagaagagaggaggaaaagagagagagaagagaagaggaacagagagagagaagagaggaggaacagagagagaagagaggaggaaggggaggaacagagagagagaagagaggaggaaaagagagagagaagagaggagga cagagagagaagagaggaggaaaagagagagagaagagaggaggaacagagagaagagaggaggaaggggaggaacagagagagagaagagaggaggaaaagagagagagaagagaggaggaacagagagagaagagaggaggaaaagagagagagaagagaggaggaacagagagaagagaggaggaaaagagagagaagagaggaggaaggggaggaacagagagagagaagagaggaggaaaagagagagagaagagaggaggaaaagagagagagaagagaggaggaacagagagaagagaggaggaaaagagagagagaagagaggaggaacagaga agaggaggaaaagagagagagaagagaggaggaacagagagaagagaggaggaaaagagagagagaagag